In one window of Aphidius gifuensis isolate YNYX2018 linkage group LG4, ASM1490517v1, whole genome shotgun sequence DNA:
- the LOC122855855 gene encoding elongation of very long chain fatty acids protein 1-like, with product MEDLITRLSEAADPRVIDWPFMNDPSFVLVIIVVYLILVLKIGPAFMENRKAYSLNKFMFYYNITAVIASAAISYGLLTSGWTTTLTLGCEPATHSLDPEPLRMAKFVWWTMILKIFELTDTFIFVLRKKKNQTSFLHIYHHAMVVLIAWIGTRWAAGGMWTLNIITNCMVHVMMYMYYLLASFGPKIQNVISPWKPYLTIIQMLQFLFMLIHMCQALLPSCEPTRKPIAYIYLSQVIVVFYLFWEFYKKSYLKKNKSL from the exons atggaAGACTTAATCACAAGACTATCCGAGGCAgcag atCCAAGAGTGATTGATTGGCCATTTATGAATGATCCATCATttgtacttgttattattgttgtgtatttaatattgGTACTTAAAATTGGACCAGCATTTATGGAAAATCGTAAAGCATAttcgttaaataaatttatgttttattataatattactgCTGTTATTGCAAGTGCAGCTATATCCTATGGT TTACTTACGTCAGGATGGACGACGACACTGACTTTAGGCTGTGAACCAGCAACTCATTCGTTGGATCCTGAACCATTGagg atGGCGAAATTTGTTTGGTGGACAATgatcttaaaaatttttgaacttactgatacttttatatttgtattacgaaaaaaaaaaaatcaaacatcttttttacatatttatcatcatgcTATGGTTGTTCTTATTGCTTGGATAGGAACTAGATGGGCTGCTG gTGGCATGTGGACATTAAATATCATAACAAATTGTATGGTCCATGTGATGATGTACATGTACTATCTACTTGCAAGTTTTGGaccaaaaatacaaaatgtaaTTTCACCATGGAAGCCTTACTtaacaataatacaaatg ttacaatttttatttatgttaattcACATGTGTCAGGCATTGTTGCCATCATGTGAACCAACAAGAAAACCAATTgcctatatttatttatcacaagttattgttgtattttatttattttgggaattttataaaaaatcatatttaaaaaagaataaaagtttgtaa